The following coding sequences are from one Solea solea chromosome 11, fSolSol10.1, whole genome shotgun sequence window:
- the LOC131468897 gene encoding potassium voltage-gated channel subfamily A member 2-like codes for MTVATGDPTDEAAAHPGQPHEHYDPEPDHECCERVVINISGLRFETQLKTLSQFPQTLLGDPKKRMRYFDPLRNEYFFDRNRPSFDAILYYYQSGGRLRRPVNVTLDIFSEEIRFYELGEEAMEIFREDEGFIKEEERPLPENEFQRQVWLLFEYPESSGPARIIAIISVMVILISIVSFCLETLPVFRNDDEEMYKYAHQSMYNITSTYDSSPYFTDPFFIVETLCIIWFSFEFLVRFFACPSKAGFFGNIMNIIDIVAIIPYFITLGTELAERPEDSQAGQQAMSLAILRVIRLVRVFRIFKLSRHSKGLQILGQTLKASMRELGLLIFFLFIGVILFSSAVYFAEADEPESQFSSIPEAFWWAVVSMTTVGYGDMVPVTIGGKIVGSLCAIAGVLTIALPVPVIVSNFNYFYHRETEGEEQAQYLNVPSVPKASSADDLKKSGRSGSGSTLSKSDYVEIQEAVNHSTEDFRPESMKTGNCTLANTNYVNITKKRTDV; via the coding sequence ATGACGGTTGCTACCGGTGACCCCACGGATGAAGCAGCGGCACATCCGGGACAGCCTCATGAACATTATGATCCAGAGCCAGACCACGAGTGCTGCGAGAGAGTCGTCATCAACATCTCAGGCTTGCGCTTTGAGACACAGCTCAAGACCCTCTCTCAGTTTCCGCAGACACTACTCGGCGATCCCAAAAAAAGGATGAGATATTTTGATCCTCTGCGGAATGAATACTTTTTTGACCGAAATCGTCCCAGTTTTGATGCTATTCTGTATTATTACCAATCAGGAGGGAGGCTGCGTCGGCCTGTTAATGTGACCCTGGACATTTTTTCCGAGGAGATACGCTTTTATGAATTAGGTGAGGAGGCTATGGAGATCTTCAGAGAGGACGAAGGTTTCATAAAGGAAGAGGAACGACCTCTGCCAGAGAATGAATTTCAGAGACAAGTGTGGCTGCTGTTTGAGTATCCAGAGAGCTCAGGTCCCGCTCGTATCATTGCCATCATTTCTGTCATGGTGATTCTTATCTCTATTGTCAGCTTCTGCCTGGAGACACTGCCAGTTTTCCGAAACGATGATGAGGAAATGTACAAATATGCACACCAGTCTATGTACAACATCACCTCTACCTATGACAGCTCTCCATATTTTACAGATCCCTTCTTCATTGTGGAGACCCTCTGTATCATCTGGTTCTCATTTGAGTTCCTAGTCAGGTTCTTTGCCTGCCCCAGTAAAGCAGGATTTTTTGGCAACATTATGAATATCATTGATATTGTGGCAATCATCCCTTACTTCATCACACTGGGCACTGAGCTGGCAGAGAGGCCAGAGGACAGCCAAGCAGGACAGCAAGCTATGTCTTTAGCTATTCTCCGTGTCATCCGTCTAGTCAGAGTGTTCCGTATATTCAAACTCTCACGTCACTCCAAGGGGCTCCAGATCTTGGGACAGACTCTGAAGGCCAGTATGCGTGAGCTTGGActcctcatcttcttcttgtttATTGGTGTGATCCTCTTCTCCAGTGCTGTCTACTTTGCCGAAGCAGACGAGCCAGAGTCCCAGTTCTCCAGCATTCCCGAGGCCTTTTGGTGGGCTGTGGTTTCCATGACCACTGTAGGCTATGGAGACATGGTCCCAGTAACTATCGGTGGAAAGATTGTGGGGTCTCTCTGCGCAATCGCTGGTGTGCTGACTATTGCCCTGCCTGTACCTGTAATCGTGTCTAACTTCAACTACTTCTACCACAGAGAGACGGAGGGTGAGGAACAGGCACAGTATCTGAATGTCCCAAGCGTGCCTAAAGCCAGCTCAGCTGACGACCTGAAGAAGAGCGGCCGGAGTGGCAGTGGCTCCACACTCAGCAAATCTGACTATGTAGAGATCCAAGAGGCGGTGAACCACAGCACCGAGGACTTCAGACCAGAGAGCATGAAAACTGGAAACTGTACCCTGGCCAACACTAATTACGTAAATATCACTAAGAAGCGTACAGATGTATAA